The Sphingobium sp. JS3065 genome includes a region encoding these proteins:
- the rmuC gene encoding DNA recombination protein RmuC, translating to MDSLSAIFVIVALAVGLGLGWLFRGRAAAPLAAEKAELAAKLDIATAQRNGAIQELAVAQERAAQAADLAQKLEGERMARELAARELAALQSDTQARAEAFEAQIAALKDAKEQLSAQFSEIGGKLLHQAQSHFLERADQRMTQAHEKSEAQLKQLLHPVNETIQRYDQKITQIEQQRTEAYGILRGEIESMKSGQEAVRAEAQRLVDSLRHAPKARGRWGEQQLRNVLETCGLSEHVDFQTEVSVEGEDGRLRPDAILRVPGGRALVIDAKVSLNAYQDAYGAEGDEERKRLLSAHAAAMRAHVDTLGRKSYADQFDDAPDYVIMFVPGEHFLSAALEHDPQLWDHAFGKRVLLATPTNLIAIARTVAAVWRQEKMADEAKRIGMLGKELYERLAGAAGSLKKLGNRLTGAVGDYNAFIGSFEGRVLVTGRKLRDLNIETGGKELEELEPVEALVREPASPEAVRALPDAAE from the coding sequence ATGGACAGTCTGTCCGCCATTTTCGTCATCGTCGCCCTGGCCGTGGGCCTTGGCCTGGGCTGGCTGTTTCGCGGCAGGGCGGCCGCGCCCCTCGCGGCGGAAAAGGCGGAACTGGCGGCGAAGCTCGACATCGCCACGGCGCAGCGCAACGGCGCGATCCAGGAACTGGCGGTGGCGCAGGAACGCGCCGCGCAGGCGGCTGACCTGGCGCAAAAGCTGGAGGGGGAGCGTATGGCGCGGGAACTGGCGGCACGGGAACTGGCGGCGCTCCAGTCCGACACGCAGGCGCGGGCGGAGGCTTTCGAGGCGCAGATCGCCGCGCTCAAGGACGCCAAGGAACAGCTTTCGGCACAATTCAGCGAGATTGGCGGCAAGCTGCTGCATCAGGCGCAGAGCCATTTCCTGGAACGCGCCGACCAGCGCATGACGCAGGCGCATGAGAAGAGCGAGGCGCAACTCAAGCAGTTGCTGCACCCGGTCAATGAGACGATCCAGCGCTACGACCAGAAGATCACCCAGATCGAGCAGCAGCGCACCGAAGCCTATGGCATTTTGCGCGGTGAGATCGAATCGATGAAGAGCGGCCAGGAAGCAGTGCGCGCAGAGGCCCAGCGGCTCGTCGATTCGCTGCGCCACGCCCCCAAGGCGCGGGGCCGCTGGGGCGAACAGCAGTTGCGCAACGTGCTGGAAACCTGCGGCCTGTCCGAACATGTCGATTTCCAGACGGAGGTCAGCGTGGAGGGGGAGGATGGCCGCCTGCGTCCCGACGCCATCCTGCGCGTGCCGGGCGGCCGGGCGCTGGTGATCGACGCCAAAGTGTCATTGAACGCCTATCAGGACGCCTATGGGGCGGAGGGGGATGAGGAAAGGAAACGCCTGCTTTCCGCCCACGCCGCCGCGATGCGCGCCCATGTCGATACGCTGGGGCGGAAAAGCTATGCCGACCAGTTCGATGACGCCCCAGACTATGTGATCATGTTCGTGCCGGGCGAACATTTCCTGTCCGCCGCGCTGGAACATGATCCGCAGCTTTGGGACCATGCCTTCGGAAAGCGCGTGCTGCTGGCGACCCCGACCAACCTCATCGCCATAGCCCGGACCGTGGCGGCGGTCTGGCGGCAGGAAAAGATGGCGGACGAGGCCAAGCGCATCGGCATGCTGGGCAAGGAACTCTATGAACGGCTGGCCGGCGCGGCGGGATCGCTCAAGAAACTCGGCAATCGCCTCACCGGCGCGGTGGGTGACTATAATGCCTTTATCGGCAGCTTCGAAGGCCGGGTATTGGTGACGGGACGCAAGCTGCGCGACCTCAATATCGAAACCGGCGGCAAGGAACTGGAAGAATTGGAACCGGTGGAAGCGCTGGTGCGCGAACCGGCCTCGCCGGAAGCGGTGCGGGCATTGCCGGATGCTGCGGAATAA
- the lptB gene encoding LPS export ABC transporter ATP-binding protein — protein sequence MDDVMMQDRTAPASPLPPQEVGEGLSVISIAKSYDKRVVLADVSLTVGKGEVVGLLGPNGAGKTTCFYSVMGLVRPDHGRIVLDGQDITGLPMYRRSILGLGYLPQETSIFRGLTVAQNIGAVLELAEPDKAARQARLEQLLEEFGLTRLRDSSAMALSGGERRRCEIARALAANPSIVLLDEPFAGIDPLSIADIRGLVKQLKTRGIGVLITDHNVRETLEIVDRACIIYDGKMLFAGSPTELVANADVRRLYLGENFSL from the coding sequence ATGGACGACGTGATGATGCAGGACCGGACAGCACCGGCATCGCCCCTTCCCCCGCAGGAAGTGGGAGAGGGCCTGTCCGTCATCTCCATCGCCAAAAGCTATGACAAGCGCGTCGTGCTGGCCGATGTGTCGCTGACCGTCGGCAAGGGCGAGGTGGTCGGCCTGCTAGGCCCCAATGGCGCGGGCAAGACGACCTGTTTCTATTCGGTGATGGGGCTGGTGCGGCCCGACCATGGCCGCATCGTGCTGGACGGGCAGGATATCACCGGCCTGCCCATGTATCGCCGGTCGATATTGGGGCTGGGCTATCTGCCGCAGGAAACCTCCATTTTTCGCGGGCTGACGGTGGCGCAGAATATCGGCGCGGTGCTGGAACTGGCGGAGCCGGACAAGGCGGCGCGGCAGGCGCGGCTGGAACAGTTGCTGGAGGAATTCGGCCTGACCCGGCTGCGCGATTCGTCGGCCATGGCGCTGTCGGGCGGCGAGCGGCGCCGTTGCGAAATCGCCCGCGCCCTGGCGGCCAATCCGTCGATCGTGCTGCTGGACGAGCCTTTCGCGGGCATCGATCCGCTGTCCATCGCCGATATTCGAGGCCTGGTGAAGCAGTTGAAGACCCGCGGCATCGGCGTGCTGATCACTGACCATAATGTCCGCGAGACGCTGGAGATCGTGGATCGCGCCTGCATCATCTACGACGGCAAGATGCTGTTCGCGGGCAGCCCGACCGAGCTTGTCGCCAATGCCGATGTGCGGCGGCTCTATCTGGGCGAGAATTTCTCGCTCTGA
- the rpoN gene encoding RNA polymerase factor sigma-54, producing MALAPRLDLRQSQSLVMTPQLQQAIKLLALSNLEIEAFVAGELEKNPLLEAGGADDFAPPADGVDRAAEQHDLRAETGDADRLIGQGLGAADSPLDVDYGAETFIDDGPGDRVASAAIGSGGMDILSGSGEAPDFDSFANPEQGLQEHLMDQARSALSGMDLTIATQLIGQIDEAGYLEANLLETAHGMGVALYRVEQVLAVIQGFDPTGVGARSLSECLALQAREADRYDPCMAKLLANLDLLAKGALPQLRRICGVDEEDMADMIRELRGYDPKPGLRFSTESAAPVTPDLFVRPTREGWSIEVNSATLPRVLINRTYYVELASGPQDRTSKAWLADCLASANWLVKALDQRQKTIVKVASEIVRQQEDFFRKGVEHLKPLTLKTVADAIQMHESTVSRVTSNKYLSCPRGMYELKYFFTSGVAAASGDGAVSAEAVKSHIKALIAAETPDAILSDDTLVDLLRAKGMDIARRTVAKYREAMGIGSSVQRRRQKALRGQAA from the coding sequence ATGGCGCTCGCACCCCGTCTCGACCTGCGGCAGAGCCAGTCGCTCGTCATGACGCCGCAGCTTCAGCAGGCGATCAAGCTGCTGGCGCTGTCCAATCTGGAGATCGAGGCGTTCGTCGCGGGCGAGCTGGAGAAAAACCCGCTGCTGGAGGCTGGCGGGGCGGATGATTTCGCGCCGCCCGCCGACGGTGTGGACCGGGCCGCGGAACAGCATGACCTGCGCGCGGAGACGGGCGATGCCGACCGGTTGATCGGCCAGGGGCTGGGCGCTGCGGATTCGCCGCTGGATGTCGATTATGGCGCGGAAACCTTCATCGACGATGGGCCGGGCGACCGGGTGGCGAGCGCCGCCATCGGCTCCGGCGGCATGGACATTCTGTCCGGCAGCGGCGAGGCGCCCGATTTCGACAGCTTCGCCAATCCGGAACAGGGCCTTCAGGAACATCTGATGGATCAGGCCCGCAGCGCCCTGTCGGGCATGGACCTGACCATAGCGACCCAGTTGATAGGGCAGATAGACGAGGCCGGTTATCTGGAGGCCAATCTGCTGGAAACCGCCCATGGCATGGGCGTGGCGCTCTACAGGGTCGAGCAGGTGCTGGCGGTGATCCAGGGCTTCGATCCCACCGGGGTCGGGGCGCGGTCCCTGTCGGAATGCCTGGCTTTGCAGGCCAGGGAGGCGGACCGGTACGACCCCTGCATGGCGAAGCTGCTCGCCAATCTGGACCTGCTCGCCAAGGGGGCGCTGCCGCAGTTGCGGCGGATCTGCGGCGTGGATGAGGAGGATATGGCGGACATGATCCGCGAGTTGCGCGGCTATGATCCCAAGCCCGGCCTGCGCTTTTCCACGGAGAGCGCCGCGCCCGTGACGCCCGACCTGTTCGTGCGGCCGACGCGGGAGGGCTGGTCGATCGAGGTCAACAGCGCCACCCTGCCCCGCGTGCTGATCAACCGGACCTATTATGTCGAACTGGCTTCAGGGCCGCAGGACAGGACGTCGAAAGCCTGGCTGGCGGATTGCCTGGCCAGCGCCAACTGGCTGGTGAAGGCGCTGGACCAGCGGCAGAAGACCATCGTCAAGGTCGCGAGCGAGATCGTCCGCCAGCAGGAGGATTTTTTCCGCAAGGGCGTGGAGCATCTGAAGCCGCTGACGCTGAAGACCGTGGCCGACGCGATCCAGATGCATGAATCGACCGTCAGCCGGGTGACGTCGAACAAATATCTGTCCTGCCCGCGCGGCATGTATGAACTCAAATATTTCTTCACCAGCGGCGTGGCGGCGGCCAGCGGCGACGGCGCGGTGTCGGCCGAGGCGGTGAAGAGCCATATCAAGGCGCTGATCGCGGCGGAGACGCCCGACGCCATATTGTCCGACGACACGCTGGTCGACCTGCTGCGCGCCAAGGGCATGGACATCGCCCGCCGCACCGTGGCCAAATATCGGGAGGCGATGGGGATCGGCTCCTCCGTGCAGCGGCGGCGGCAGAAGGCGTTGCGGGGGCAGGCGGCTTAG
- a CDS encoding D-amino-acid transaminase, protein MSIAYLNGRFLPLAEAQVSVLDRGFLFADGIYEVAAVIDGKLVDSASHLARLERSTGEIGIALPLSLAEIEAAQKELVARNTLTEGLVYLQITRGADATRDFLPSPDIQPTLVMFVQARPFLDVPAARDGIAVATMPDLRWARRDIKSVGLLAQAMAKRAAAQAGAQEAWMVEDGFVTEGASSTAFIVTEEGIVTRPYSQAVLAGCTGAALTALAEESGIAIVRRPFTVAEALAAKEAFIASASTLCQSVVRIDGQAIGDGTPGPVAMRLRALYIDFARRTAV, encoded by the coding sequence ATGTCCATCGCCTATCTGAACGGTCGTTTTCTGCCATTGGCCGAAGCCCAGGTCTCCGTGCTGGATCGCGGCTTCCTGTTCGCGGACGGCATTTACGAGGTCGCGGCGGTGATCGACGGCAAGCTGGTCGACAGCGCGTCCCATCTCGCCCGGCTGGAACGGTCGACCGGGGAAATCGGCATCGCCCTACCCCTCTCCCTTGCGGAGATAGAGGCGGCGCAGAAGGAACTGGTGGCGCGCAATACGCTGACGGAAGGGCTGGTCTATCTTCAGATCACGCGGGGCGCCGACGCGACTCGCGATTTCCTGCCCTCGCCCGATATCCAGCCGACGCTGGTGATGTTCGTCCAGGCCAGGCCTTTCCTGGACGTGCCTGCCGCGCGCGACGGCATCGCGGTGGCGACCATGCCCGACCTGCGCTGGGCGCGGCGCGACATCAAGAGCGTGGGCCTGCTCGCCCAGGCCATGGCCAAGCGTGCCGCCGCGCAAGCGGGCGCGCAGGAGGCGTGGATGGTGGAGGACGGCTTCGTCACCGAGGGCGCGTCCTCCACCGCCTTCATCGTGACGGAGGAGGGCATCGTCACCCGGCCCTATAGCCAGGCGGTGCTGGCGGGTTGCACGGGCGCGGCGCTGACCGCGCTGGCGGAGGAAAGCGGCATCGCCATCGTCCGCCGCCCCTTCACCGTCGCGGAGGCATTGGCGGCGAAGGAAGCCTTCATCGCCAGCGCCTCGACGCTCTGCCAGTCGGTGGTGCGGATCGATGGTCAGGCCATCGGCGACGGCACGCCCGGTCCGGTCGCGATGCGGCTGCGCGCTCTTTATATCGACTTTGCCCGGCGCACGGCCGTTTGA
- a CDS encoding MarR family transcriptional regulator: MGLDHDEIGFGASLDQPFGARDDRPGLLILADDVYLDDAAMLSRAAGLRLLGTVPLDQASTRLDVQIGCDIILCFCPTPDAMIERLLVQIETLALQNDMPVILVADLETVDLAYACLRSERTQLLCRPGHTDLAAALLAAARQTGSGAFHEANRDNEGLRLQQLSDEVSRLARTLEALTLRPRHATPSFELGPRISDEPSDYIGMPSLEPIGSADKSGDAAVVDAAQVRDLLRARRLRDDFLPADLFADPAWDMLLDLLAARLEHERVSVSSLCIASAVPPTTALRWIRTLTEKGFVDRQADPHDGRRVFIALADHTAEALSRWFTASRRFLCA, encoded by the coding sequence GTGGGTTTGGATCATGATGAGATCGGTTTCGGCGCATCCCTGGACCAGCCCTTCGGCGCGCGGGACGACCGGCCGGGCCTGCTGATCCTGGCGGATGACGTCTATCTGGACGACGCCGCGATGCTGAGCCGGGCGGCGGGGCTTCGCCTGCTGGGCACGGTGCCGCTGGACCAGGCGTCGACCCGGCTGGACGTGCAGATCGGCTGCGACATCATCCTGTGCTTCTGCCCGACGCCCGACGCGATGATCGAACGGCTGCTGGTGCAGATCGAGACATTGGCGTTGCAGAACGACATGCCCGTCATCCTGGTGGCGGACCTGGAGACCGTCGACCTAGCCTATGCCTGCCTGCGCAGCGAGCGGACCCAGTTGCTTTGCAGGCCGGGGCATACGGACCTGGCCGCCGCCCTTCTGGCCGCCGCCCGCCAGACCGGCTCCGGCGCGTTCCATGAGGCCAACCGGGACAATGAAGGGCTGCGGCTCCAGCAATTGAGCGACGAGGTGAGCCGCCTGGCCCGCACGCTGGAGGCGCTGACGCTGCGTCCCCGCCATGCGACGCCGTCCTTCGAACTGGGGCCGCGCATATCGGACGAACCCAGCGACTATATCGGCATGCCGTCGCTGGAGCCGATCGGCAGCGCCGACAAGTCCGGCGATGCCGCCGTCGTGGATGCGGCGCAGGTACGCGACCTGCTGCGGGCGCGGCGGCTGCGCGACGATTTCCTGCCCGCCGATCTGTTCGCGGACCCCGCCTGGGACATGTTGCTGGACCTGCTGGCGGCGCGGCTGGAGCATGAGCGCGTGTCCGTGTCCAGCCTGTGCATCGCGTCGGCGGTGCCGCCGACCACGGCGCTGCGCTGGATAAGGACATTGACGGAAAAGGGCTTCGTCGACCGCCAGGCCGATCCGCATGACGGGCGGCGGGTCTTCATCGCGCTGGCCGATCATACGGCAGAGGCGTTGAGCCGATGGTTCACCGCCAGCCGCCGTTTCCTGTGCGCGTGA
- a CDS encoding zinc-finger domain-containing protein, translating to MIQPPEIIRVTKSRVSCDGSGEIPAALGHPRVFLEIDEHGYVDCGYCDRRFVLAGGVADTPEIAGLPDISSGASL from the coding sequence ATGATCCAGCCGCCTGAAATCATCCGAGTCACCAAGTCCCGCGTCTCCTGCGACGGTTCGGGCGAAATTCCCGCCGCGCTGGGCCATCCGCGCGTCTTCCTTGAGATCGATGAGCATGGCTATGTCGACTGCGGCTATTGCGACCGCCGCTTCGTGCTGGCCGGCGGCGTCGCCGATACGCCGGAAATCGCCGGGCTGCCGGATATTTCTTCGGGCGCCAGCCTTTAA
- the tldD gene encoding metalloprotease TldD produces the protein MTDAAPQFTDARGLLYRPGLLDPDGARRLTAEALKSCDDGELYLQYRASESFGFDDGRLKTADYSTDAGFGLRGVSGEMTGFAHANDISEAAIRRAAETLTLLDPAKGQPAPPPQHTNRHLYTDVNPLEIVPFAEKVTLCAAIDAAARARDPRVAQVSVSLAGSWSVVEIVRADGFTATDIRPLVRLNISVILEENGRRETGVFGIGGRYLYDEVMDPAIWNRAIDEALAQARVNLRSVAAPAGEMTVLLGPGWPGVLVHEAIGHGLEGDFNRKGTSAFSGRVGQRVAASGVTVVDDGSIMSRRGSLSIDDEGTPTRENVLIEDGILKGYMQDRLNARLMGVEPTGNGRRESYAHAPMPRMTNTFIKGGNDDPEELLSRMKTGIFAKSFGGGQVDIVSGKFVFSCTEAYKVENGKLGDPIKGATLIGDGPTALTKVIGIGNDWALDEGIGMCGKGGQSVPAGVGQPTLLMEGLTVGGTAT, from the coding sequence ATGACCGATGCCGCTCCCCAGTTCACCGATGCCCGTGGCCTGCTTTATCGCCCCGGCCTGCTCGATCCCGACGGCGCCCGCCGCCTGACCGCCGAGGCGCTGAAAAGCTGCGACGATGGCGAGCTTTATCTGCAATATCGGGCGAGCGAGAGTTTCGGATTCGACGATGGGCGTCTGAAGACCGCCGATTATTCGACCGACGCGGGTTTCGGCCTGCGCGGCGTGTCGGGCGAGATGACCGGCTTCGCCCATGCCAACGACATCAGCGAAGCGGCGATCCGCCGCGCCGCCGAGACGCTGACGCTGCTCGATCCGGCCAAGGGCCAGCCCGCGCCGCCGCCGCAGCACACCAACCGCCATCTCTACACCGACGTCAATCCGCTGGAGATCGTGCCCTTTGCCGAGAAGGTGACGCTGTGCGCGGCCATCGACGCCGCCGCCCGCGCCCGCGATCCGCGTGTGGCGCAGGTGTCGGTGAGCCTGGCGGGAAGCTGGTCGGTGGTGGAGATCGTGCGCGCAGACGGCTTCACCGCGACCGACATCCGCCCGCTGGTGCGGCTCAACATCTCCGTCATCCTGGAGGAGAATGGCCGTCGCGAGACGGGCGTGTTCGGGATTGGCGGGCGCTATCTCTACGATGAGGTGATGGACCCGGCGATCTGGAACCGAGCCATCGACGAAGCGCTGGCGCAGGCGCGGGTCAATCTGCGCTCCGTGGCCGCGCCCGCGGGCGAGATGACCGTGCTGCTGGGGCCGGGCTGGCCCGGCGTGCTGGTGCATGAGGCCATTGGGCACGGCCTGGAGGGCGACTTCAACCGCAAGGGCACCAGCGCCTTTTCAGGCCGCGTGGGTCAGCGGGTCGCGGCGTCGGGCGTCACGGTGGTCGATGACGGATCGATCATGAGCCGTCGCGGCTCGCTCTCCATCGATGACGAGGGCACGCCGACGAGGGAAAATGTGCTGATCGAGGACGGCATCCTCAAGGGCTATATGCAGGACCGGCTGAACGCCCGGCTGATGGGCGTGGAGCCGACCGGGAACGGCCGCCGCGAAAGCTATGCCCATGCGCCGATGCCGCGCATGACCAACACCTTCATCAAGGGCGGGAATGACGATCCGGAAGAGCTTCTGTCCCGCATGAAGACGGGCATTTTCGCGAAAAGCTTCGGCGGCGGGCAGGTCGACATCGTGTCGGGCAAGTTCGTCTTTTCCTGTACCGAGGCGTATAAGGTCGAGAATGGCAAGCTGGGCGATCCGATCAAGGGCGCGACGCTGATCGGCGATGGGCCGACGGCGCTGACCAAGGTGATCGGCATCGGCAACGACTGGGCGCTGGACGAAGGCATCGGCATGTGCGGCAAGGGCGGACAGAGCGTGCCCGCGGGCGTGGGCCAGCCGACGCTGCTGATGGAGGGCCTTACGGTTGGCGGTACGGCGACCTGA
- a CDS encoding DUF924 family protein, whose translation MNMLTDSHDAVTADWAAALLDFWFNQTGEQGWWSHDPAFDRTCQARFRTLWEEKRLLPAEAFLDRADDALAAVLLFDQLPRNMFRGSATAFSTDPLARDVARGAIAHGYDIQIGGAGRLFFYIPFQHSEAMEDQKLSLSLFAGAGDAQSLAFAREHHAVIERFGRFPHRNAVLGRPTLPEEAEAAARGAGW comes from the coding sequence ATGAACATGTTGACCGACAGCCATGATGCGGTGACCGCGGACTGGGCGGCCGCCTTGCTGGATTTCTGGTTCAACCAGACCGGCGAGCAGGGCTGGTGGAGTCACGACCCGGCGTTCGACCGGACGTGCCAGGCGCGCTTCCGGACCTTGTGGGAGGAAAAGCGCCTGTTGCCCGCCGAAGCGTTTCTGGATCGCGCCGACGACGCGCTGGCCGCTGTACTGCTGTTCGACCAGTTGCCGCGCAACATGTTCCGGGGTTCGGCGACCGCATTTTCCACCGATCCGCTGGCCCGCGACGTGGCGCGCGGGGCGATCGCCCATGGTTATGACATACAGATTGGCGGCGCGGGGCGGCTGTTCTTCTATATTCCCTTTCAGCATAGCGAAGCGATGGAGGATCAGAAATTGTCGCTCAGCCTTTTCGCAGGGGCGGGCGACGCGCAATCGCTGGCCTTCGCGCGGGAACATCATGCCGTGATCGAGCGCTTTGGCCGCTTTCCCCATCGCAACGCCGTGCTGGGGCGTCCCACCCTGCCCGAGGAGGCCGAGGCTGCGGCGCGGGGCGCGGGCTGGTAG
- a CDS encoding P-II family nitrogen regulator codes for MKLVMAIIKPFKLDDVREALSSLGIAGMTVSEVKGFGRQKGQTEIYRGAEYSTNMVPKIKIEVVCDDDLAPRVVEAIQAAANSGAIGDGKIFVLDVEQAVRIRTGETGETAL; via the coding sequence ATGAAACTTGTCATGGCTATCATCAAGCCGTTCAAGCTTGACGATGTCCGCGAGGCACTTTCCTCGCTCGGCATCGCCGGCATGACGGTGAGCGAAGTGAAGGGCTTCGGCCGCCAGAAGGGGCAGACCGAAATCTATCGCGGCGCCGAATATTCGACCAACATGGTTCCGAAGATCAAGATCGAGGTGGTCTGCGACGACGACCTCGCGCCGCGTGTGGTGGAAGCCATCCAGGCAGCCGCCAATTCGGGCGCCATCGGCGATGGCAAGATCTTCGTCCTCGATGTCGAGCAGGCGGTGCGTATCCGTACCGGCGAGACCGGCGAAACCGCACTGTAA
- a CDS encoding ammonium transporter: protein MTFSKKLCGAMGAVGLSLLAAAPALAAPIKGPDAAAMAAMVNKGDVAWMLVSAALVLMMSVPGLALFYGGLVRTKNMLSILMQVFMIVSVAGLVWCCWGYSIAFTSGGSNPFFGGLSKAFLMGVDGTTYGATFSNNVYLPEFVFVVFQMTFAMITPALIVGAFAERVKFSSLIVFVVLWLTVIYFPMAHMVWYWAGPDFLVDAPTDYGLLWGWGALDFAGGTVVHINAGIAGLVGALMIGKRVGFPKEPMPPHSLTMTMIGASLLWVGWFGFNAGSNLEANAVTGVAFINTMVATCAAAVSWSLVEQVHHGKASLLGAVTGAVAGLVAITPAAGFAAPMTSIALGFIVSPICYIFVAFVKGKVGYDDSLDVFGVHCIGGIVGAIATGIVAAPSLGGQGVFDYTVFPAAFHPEAYSIPTQVWIQVKAVVFTLLFSGIGSAILYFIIDKTLGLRPSKEAEMEGLDLSSHGERAYNY from the coding sequence ATGACCTTTTCCAAGAAGCTTTGCGGCGCGATGGGGGCAGTCGGCCTGTCCCTGCTCGCAGCCGCACCGGCGCTGGCCGCGCCGATCAAGGGACCGGACGCCGCCGCCATGGCGGCCATGGTCAACAAGGGCGACGTCGCCTGGATGCTGGTTTCGGCCGCGCTGGTGCTGATGATGTCGGTGCCGGGCCTGGCCCTGTTCTACGGCGGCCTGGTCCGTACCAAGAACATGCTGAGCATCCTGATGCAGGTGTTCATGATCGTTTCCGTCGCCGGCCTGGTCTGGTGCTGCTGGGGCTATTCCATCGCCTTCACGTCGGGCGGCTCGAACCCGTTCTTCGGCGGCCTGTCCAAGGCCTTCCTGATGGGCGTCGACGGCACGACCTATGGCGCGACGTTCAGCAACAACGTCTATCTGCCCGAATTCGTGTTCGTGGTCTTCCAGATGACCTTCGCCATGATCACCCCGGCGCTGATCGTCGGCGCCTTCGCGGAGCGTGTGAAATTCTCTTCGCTGATCGTGTTCGTCGTGCTGTGGCTGACCGTGATCTATTTCCCGATGGCCCACATGGTCTGGTATTGGGCCGGCCCGGACTTCCTGGTCGATGCGCCTACCGACTATGGCCTGCTCTGGGGCTGGGGCGCGCTCGACTTCGCGGGCGGCACCGTGGTGCACATCAACGCCGGTATCGCCGGTCTGGTGGGCGCGTTGATGATCGGCAAGCGCGTCGGCTTCCCCAAGGAACCCATGCCGCCGCACTCGCTGACCATGACCATGATCGGCGCCAGCCTGCTGTGGGTCGGCTGGTTCGGCTTCAACGCCGGTTCCAACCTGGAAGCCAATGCCGTCACCGGCGTCGCCTTCATCAACACCATGGTCGCCACCTGCGCGGCGGCGGTGAGCTGGTCGCTGGTCGAACAGGTCCACCATGGCAAGGCTTCGCTGCTGGGCGCCGTCACCGGTGCGGTGGCTGGTCTGGTCGCGATCACCCCGGCTGCGGGCTTCGCGGCTCCGATGACCTCGATCGCGCTCGGCTTCATCGTCTCCCCGATATGCTACATCTTCGTGGCGTTCGTGAAGGGCAAGGTCGGCTATGACGACAGCCTGGACGTGTTTGGCGTGCACTGCATCGGCGGGATCGTCGGCGCCATCGCGACCGGCATCGTCGCGGCTCCGTCGCTGGGCGGCCAGGGCGTGTTCGACTACACCGTCTTCCCTGCGGCCTTCCATCCGGAAGCCTACAGCATCCCGACCCAGGTCTGGATCCAGGTCAAGGCGGTGGTCTTCACCCTGCTCTTCTCCGGCATCGGCAGCGCGATCCTCTACTTCATCATCGACAAGACCCTGGGTCTGCGTCCGAGCAAGGAAGCCGAAATGGAAGGTCTCGACCTCTCCAGCCACGGCGAACGCGCTTACAACTACTGA
- a CDS encoding phytoene/squalene synthase family protein: MAQARESIARGSKSFALASKLFDRQTRERAWLLYAWCRKCDDIADGQDHGGTMRGVADGQARLSSIRVLTAAALRGEPTGDPAFDGFGLVMRECAIPERYAHDLIEGFALDAREWRPRSAADMLRYCYHVAGTVGCMMAILMGVDPDDEATLDRACDLGLAFQLANIARDISEDEAADRCYLPEEWLVEMDIPPGEHMKPWVRPRLAILARRLADMAAAYEESARHGTGALPPRAAWAVLAAAGIYGDIAREVARRGEHAWDHRVATAKSDKIRWVVSAGLQIPGRASRWPAGTPRPNRLWTRPRD, from the coding sequence ATCGCCCAGGCCCGCGAGAGCATCGCTCGCGGCTCCAAATCCTTTGCCCTTGCCTCCAAACTCTTCGACCGCCAGACCCGCGAACGGGCCTGGCTGCTCTACGCCTGGTGCCGCAAATGCGACGACATAGCGGACGGGCAGGACCATGGCGGCACGATGCGCGGTGTGGCTGACGGTCAGGCGCGCCTGTCCTCCATTCGCGTCCTCACCGCTGCCGCGCTTCGGGGCGAACCCACAGGCGATCCGGCCTTCGACGGCTTCGGCCTGGTCATGCGCGAATGCGCGATCCCGGAACGCTACGCCCATGACCTGATCGAAGGCTTCGCCCTGGACGCCCGCGAATGGCGCCCCCGCAGCGCAGCGGACATGCTGCGCTATTGCTATCATGTCGCGGGCACGGTCGGCTGCATGATGGCGATCCTGATGGGCGTCGACCCCGATGACGAAGCCACGCTGGACCGTGCCTGCGACCTGGGCCTCGCCTTCCAACTCGCCAATATCGCCCGCGACATCAGCGAGGATGAAGCCGCCGACCGCTGCTACCTGCCGGAGGAATGGCTGGTCGAAATGGACATCCCGCCGGGCGAGCATATGAAGCCCTGGGTCCGCCCGCGCCTGGCGATCCTGGCCCGCCGTCTGGCCGACATGGCCGCCGCCTATGAGGAAAGCGCCCGCCACGGCACCGGCGCCCTGCCGCCGCGCGCCGCCTGGGCGGTGCTGGCCGCCGCGGGCATCTATGGCGACATCGCCCGCGAAGTCGCCCGCCGGGGCGAACATGCCTGGGACCACCGCGTCGCCACCGCGAAGAGCGACAAGATCCGCTGGGTCGTCAGCGCAGGCCTCCAGATTCCAGGCCGCGCCAGCCGCTGGCCCGCCGGAACGCCGCGCCCGAACAGGCTCTGGACCCGTCCCCGCGACTGA